One genomic segment of Rhodothermales bacterium includes these proteins:
- a CDS encoding GPP34 family phosphoprotein yields MSNDVIDECLSKVKAAGKPKSPQHWVMKFAQTKDLKERVATRLCDLGILRSDRKKILWIFERHIFPEINHVAEAEIVARLEEAVFTDIPDVSTRTILLTSLADGAGLLSLVFDKNDLKGRKARIKMMVEGEVVGRATTQAVQAVQAALAVGSLATLVVTTSGTSFGH; encoded by the coding sequence ATGAGCAACGACGTCATCGACGAGTGCCTGTCGAAGGTTAAGGCGGCAGGCAAGCCGAAGTCGCCCCAACACTGGGTGATGAAGTTCGCGCAAACCAAGGATCTGAAAGAGCGGGTCGCGACCAGGTTATGCGATCTGGGGATTCTGCGCTCCGACCGGAAAAAGATACTCTGGATCTTTGAGCGTCACATCTTCCCGGAGATCAATCATGTCGCAGAGGCCGAGATTGTCGCACGCCTCGAGGAAGCGGTCTTCACTGACATCCCGGACGTTAGTACCCGGACCATTCTTCTGACGTCGCTTGCGGACGGAGCCGGTCTACTATCGCTGGTTTTCGACAAGAACGATCTGAAAGGCCGCAAGGCGCGGATCAAGATGATGGTAGAGGGCGAGGTCGTCGGTCGAGCAACCACACAGGCAGTGCAGGCGGTTCAGGCGGCGCTGGCCGTCGGGTCCCTGGCGACCCTGGTAGTAACAACGTCTGGGACGAGCTTCGGTCACTAG
- a CDS encoding DUF4382 domain-containing protein: protein MRASLTLSITFALGAAVLIAACDTNSVSEGSGEITVFIKDEPFPFDLVDSTVVSINRVELIGQDTTENFLLMTDIAQTFNLLDLRDGVMDTLANFPIPFGVYKGLRIVVDENAYVRLKNGDIFRMKTPSGTTSGIKVHLPDFEIGDFGDEVEVIVDFNVEKSFVLQGNANTPAGIKGFLFKPVVKAESFHLNGVEPDTTG from the coding sequence ATGCGTGCATCTCTTACGCTTTCAATCACGTTCGCACTCGGCGCAGCAGTTCTTATTGCCGCATGCGACACAAATAGTGTTTCAGAAGGGTCCGGTGAAATAACCGTGTTCATCAAGGACGAGCCCTTCCCGTTTGACCTGGTCGATTCGACAGTTGTCAGCATCAACCGGGTGGAACTCATCGGCCAAGACACGACCGAGAATTTCCTTCTGATGACTGATATCGCCCAGACGTTTAATCTGCTGGATCTGCGAGACGGAGTGATGGATACGCTGGCCAACTTCCCGATCCCGTTCGGAGTGTACAAGGGTCTGCGCATCGTGGTGGACGAGAACGCGTACGTCAGGCTGAAGAATGGTGACATCTTCCGAATGAAGACGCCCAGCGGCACCACGAGTGGCATCAAGGTGCACTTGCCCGACTTCGAGATTGGAGATTTCGGGGATGAAGTCGAAGTTATCGTCGACTTCAATGTTGAGAAGTCGTTTGTGCTTCAGGGCAACGCGAACACACCGGCCGGCATCAAGGGCTTTTTGTTCAAGCCTGTCGTAAAGGCGGAGTCTTTTCACCTGAATGGCGTAGAGCCGGACACCACGGGGTAG
- a CDS encoding BamA/TamA family outer membrane protein: MKWIQGSMMKRLAVMCLLSLTSAWTLHVAAQEIPNEAETPIPRVGVVLSGGGVKGFAHVGALRVIEDAGLPVDVVTGTSMGSFIGGLYAIGYSVNQIDSLLHAEDWQALFEDDSPRRQQTLESRITDEGVLLSLPLRGGQVELPKSIVSGQRISQILSRLMFPAWDVRDFHALPVPFGALAADLANGDGVLLNSGHLPDAIRASISIPSIFDPVVIDGRTLIDGGVTRNLPAQDALALGADVIICVDVGEPVLPPDSLETLIDVMVQAVGFRMLESRRVQQRLCDVLILPEVKGIRSFDFDRTGELIGLGEDAAERARQELIALRDSLFESRTETHSERPSLLGRADSVYVGAVRIEGASRPNENVVRRSMRLSIPSYLTQADLERAISRAYSTQRFSRVTYRIDPGDIGGSDAVGTTLVVQAVEQKDDRVSIGLRYDSDYQAAVLIRVALADLFGYNTRLVGNLRLGEVVQVGGTITTPLGFGPRARFVGEARVTRTPIDLFEDGTRASSVVAHVVEASLRAGGLVRKDLGSVVGVRAELFDIDPRIVGSSGVSFDFLDETSSLVFAEALLYLDTFDSVSFPSRGARITGRSSLSVGPLSSSTFGQHVIDAAGRIPVSSNVSLMGRVVVGRTVGGSTPVHYRFYAGGPFPFEMLTGRQFLLMGHELQEVAGSNLRAAWAGVQVRVRRDMYAGAVWNAASASESWSWQVDSAEFSGGVGVFAGIRTVVGPAQVMLTTRGPDGPYELHLTVGHFF; encoded by the coding sequence ATGAAGTGGATTCAGGGGTCAATGATGAAGAGACTGGCGGTTATGTGTTTGCTGAGTCTGACCTCGGCCTGGACGCTGCATGTCGCGGCGCAGGAGATCCCGAACGAGGCCGAGACGCCCATCCCCCGCGTCGGCGTTGTTCTCTCCGGCGGTGGGGTCAAGGGCTTCGCACATGTGGGTGCGCTTCGAGTTATTGAGGATGCAGGCCTGCCGGTGGACGTCGTCACCGGCACCAGCATGGGCTCGTTCATCGGCGGTCTGTACGCGATCGGCTACTCGGTGAATCAAATCGACAGCCTGCTTCACGCGGAAGACTGGCAGGCGCTTTTCGAGGATGACTCTCCGCGGCGACAGCAAACACTTGAGAGCCGGATCACTGACGAGGGCGTTCTTCTTTCGCTTCCTCTTCGCGGTGGACAGGTCGAGCTGCCGAAAAGCATCGTCTCGGGTCAGCGTATTTCACAGATCTTGTCGCGACTGATGTTTCCGGCCTGGGACGTCCGCGACTTCCATGCGCTGCCTGTGCCATTCGGTGCGCTCGCTGCAGATCTCGCTAACGGCGACGGAGTGCTGCTCAATTCGGGCCACCTTCCGGACGCCATCAGGGCCAGCATATCCATCCCCAGCATCTTCGACCCGGTTGTGATCGATGGCCGGACGCTGATTGATGGCGGCGTGACCCGCAACCTTCCGGCGCAGGATGCTCTGGCGCTCGGAGCCGACGTCATCATCTGTGTCGACGTGGGCGAGCCTGTTCTGCCGCCGGACAGTCTCGAAACACTCATCGATGTGATGGTACAGGCGGTTGGTTTTCGGATGCTGGAGTCGAGACGCGTGCAGCAACGGCTGTGTGACGTCTTGATACTGCCAGAGGTCAAAGGCATCCGTTCTTTCGACTTCGATCGAACCGGCGAACTGATCGGGCTCGGAGAGGACGCCGCTGAGCGTGCTCGACAGGAACTGATCGCGCTACGCGATTCACTGTTTGAGTCGCGGACAGAGACGCATTCGGAGCGGCCGTCGCTGCTCGGGCGTGCGGACTCCGTGTATGTCGGCGCTGTGAGGATCGAGGGTGCGTCGAGGCCCAATGAAAACGTTGTCCGGCGGTCAATGCGGCTCTCTATACCATCGTATCTGACGCAAGCCGATCTCGAGAGGGCGATCAGCCGCGCCTACAGTACGCAGAGGTTTTCCCGGGTCACATATCGTATCGATCCGGGAGATATTGGCGGCTCGGACGCTGTGGGCACAACGCTTGTCGTTCAGGCGGTTGAGCAAAAGGACGATCGGGTTTCGATCGGACTCCGGTACGACAGCGATTATCAAGCTGCCGTCCTGATCCGTGTCGCGCTTGCAGACCTGTTCGGTTACAATACCCGGCTGGTCGGCAACCTGCGCCTCGGCGAGGTGGTGCAGGTTGGGGGCACGATTACAACCCCTCTTGGTTTTGGGCCGCGGGCGCGGTTTGTGGGAGAGGCCAGGGTCACCCGCACTCCCATTGATCTTTTCGAGGATGGAACCCGCGCTTCGAGCGTTGTCGCTCACGTGGTAGAGGCGTCGCTGAGGGCCGGTGGACTCGTGCGGAAGGATCTGGGCTCCGTTGTGGGAGTGCGCGCCGAGTTATTTGATATTGATCCGCGAATCGTCGGATCGTCAGGCGTGTCATTCGACTTTCTCGACGAGACCAGCAGCCTCGTGTTCGCCGAGGCGCTCCTGTATCTGGATACCTTCGACTCGGTGTCGTTTCCGAGTCGTGGCGCACGTATTACAGGGCGATCTTCGCTGTCCGTTGGGCCACTCAGCAGTTCTACGTTTGGTCAGCACGTGATCGACGCAGCAGGCAGGATACCTGTGAGCTCGAATGTGTCTCTGATGGGTCGTGTCGTGGTCGGCCGCACCGTCGGCGGATCCACACCGGTGCACTACAGATTCTATGCAGGCGGGCCATTCCCGTTTGAGATGTTGACAGGCCGGCAATTCCTGTTGATGGGTCACGAGTTGCAGGAAGTTGCGGGCTCAAACTTGCGAGCGGCCTGGGCGGGTGTTCAGGTCAGAGTTCGACGAGACATGTACGCCGGCGCAGTGTGGAACGCGGCCAGCGCATCCGAGAGTTGGTCGTGGCAGGTTGATTCGGCCGAGTTTTCAGGGGGCGTGGGTGTGTTTGCGGGGATCCGCACGGTTGTGGGGCCGGCTCAGGTGATGCTTACAACGAGAGGGCCGGACGGCCCGTATGAATTGCATCTGACCGTGGGGCATTTCTTCTGA
- a CDS encoding phosphatase PAP2 family protein: MTIALLTLSFVVPANAHAQGNERFARWALHDGLSLVERSLPLVPAVLVAGGLVIPAAKHFDEPLLDEVQNSYHGVWGDYLDFTNDLGDPYVLIPATSVFAVSLFTGSERFQDAAFTSVESLLFATAITGTIKQMVGRSRPQENIGSIRLRPFSGNASFPSGHVTAAFALVTPWVYYYPGPATYSLFALSGGTAIARIARDKHWPTDVLAGAAIGFLTSRWLARRHLSSANQPPVSIRPVLGYNSLGLTIDIP; the protein is encoded by the coding sequence GTGACGATCGCGCTTTTGACACTGTCGTTTGTCGTTCCCGCGAACGCGCATGCGCAGGGAAATGAGCGCTTTGCCCGGTGGGCTTTGCACGACGGTCTGTCGCTGGTCGAGAGGTCGCTGCCGCTGGTGCCGGCGGTGCTGGTTGCAGGCGGTCTGGTCATTCCGGCTGCGAAGCATTTCGACGAGCCGCTGCTTGACGAGGTTCAGAACAGCTACCACGGAGTATGGGGAGACTATCTGGATTTCACCAACGATCTCGGTGATCCGTACGTCTTGATACCGGCGACGTCGGTCTTTGCCGTGTCACTGTTTACGGGAAGTGAACGATTCCAGGATGCAGCGTTTACATCGGTAGAGTCGCTGCTGTTCGCGACCGCCATCACCGGCACCATCAAGCAAATGGTCGGCAGGTCTCGACCCCAGGAGAACATCGGATCAATCCGCTTGCGGCCGTTCTCGGGAAATGCTTCGTTTCCGTCGGGTCACGTGACCGCCGCTTTCGCTCTCGTGACTCCGTGGGTGTACTACTATCCGGGACCGGCGACGTACAGTCTGTTTGCTCTGAGCGGTGGTACGGCGATCGCCCGCATCGCCCGGGACAAGCACTGGCCCACCGATGTTCTGGCGGGTGCCGCAATCGGATTTCTCACAAGCCGGTGGCTCGCCAGGCGGCACCTATCGTCTGCGAATCAACCTCCCGTGTCGATCCGACCTGTGTTGGGGTACAACAGCTTAGGGCTGACGATCGACATCCCCTGA